In Halorhabdus rudnickae, the following proteins share a genomic window:
- a CDS encoding 30S ribosomal protein S4, translating to MALGSNTKFYETPNHPFQGERIADEMGLIGQYGLKNKEELWRAQSELRGYRREARRLLGRDADEREADEFLDRLKRLGILNDEDSLDDVLSLEVTDVLERRLQTVVYRKGLANTVDQARQFITHGHIIVEDQRVSIPSKMVAVDEESAIEFDETSPLADDLHPERAEER from the coding sequence ATGGCGCTCGGATCCAACACCAAGTTCTACGAGACGCCTAACCACCCCTTCCAGGGCGAGCGTATCGCCGACGAGATGGGGTTAATCGGACAGTATGGCCTCAAGAACAAGGAGGAGCTCTGGCGTGCGCAATCCGAACTGCGCGGGTACCGCCGGGAGGCACGGCGACTGCTCGGCCGTGACGCCGACGAGCGCGAAGCCGACGAGTTCCTTGACCGCCTGAAGCGTCTCGGTATCCTCAACGATGAGGACAGTCTCGACGATGTCCTGTCGCTTGAAGTGACGGACGTCCTCGAACGGCGCCTCCAGACGGTTGTCTACCGGAAGGGCCTGGCAAATACAGTCGATCAGGCCCGGCAGTTCATCACTCACGGCCACATCATCGTCGAGGACCAACGCGTCTCGATCCCTTCGAAGATGGTGGCTGTCGACGAAGAGTCGGCCATCGAGTTCGACGAGACGAGTCCGCTGGCCGACGATCTCCACCCAGAACGCGCGGAGGAACGATAA
- a CDS encoding 30S ribosomal protein S11 produces the protein MAEDGKWAIAHVHASFNNTIITITDQTGAETLAKSSGGTVVKQNRDEASPYAAMQMAETVAEKVIQQGIDGVHVRVRGPGGNQQTNPGPGAQATIRALARAGLEIGRIEDVTPIPHDGTRSPKSSGF, from the coding sequence ATGGCAGAGGACGGCAAATGGGCCATCGCCCACGTGCACGCATCGTTCAACAATACGATCATCACGATCACCGACCAGACCGGCGCCGAGACGCTCGCGAAGTCAAGCGGTGGGACGGTCGTCAAGCAGAACCGCGACGAAGCGTCGCCGTACGCGGCCATGCAGATGGCCGAGACGGTCGCCGAAAAAGTCATCCAGCAGGGGATCGACGGCGTCCACGTCCGCGTTCGCGGCCCCGGCGGAAACCAACAGACCAACCCCGGCCCGGGCGCACAGGCGACGATCCGAGCGCTGGCCCGTGCCGGACTGGAGATCGGCCGGATCGAGGACGTGACCCCGATCCCGCACGACGGTACCCGAAGTCCAAAATCGAGTGGCTTCTAA
- a CDS encoding DNA-directed RNA polymerase subunit D: protein MAEYDVTFIERGEREAKFLVRGVTPAFANGIRRAMVADVPTLSIDTVRVIENSSVMFDEQIGLRLGLIPLTTPVGDFEIGETVTLALDVQGPDTAYSGDLVSNDDLVQPAEPDVPIIELKDGQRLELEADAVLDTGREHAKHQGGVAVSYRHLQRVEKAGEREEFADDDGEIVRGVIEDDTELIPTEEFDHDLTERYPDTAVDIEDVPNAFVFHVETDGSFDVDTLVHEAAGTLRTRAEELTDAIQL, encoded by the coding sequence ATGGCGGAGTACGACGTCACGTTCATCGAGCGCGGGGAACGCGAGGCCAAGTTCCTGGTCCGTGGCGTGACGCCCGCGTTCGCAAACGGGATCCGGCGGGCGATGGTCGCGGACGTTCCGACCCTGAGCATCGACACCGTCCGGGTCATCGAGAACTCGAGCGTGATGTTCGACGAGCAGATCGGCCTCCGGCTGGGATTGATCCCGTTGACGACGCCGGTCGGAGACTTCGAGATCGGCGAAACGGTCACGCTCGCGCTGGACGTCCAAGGACCGGATACGGCCTATTCCGGCGATCTGGTGTCCAATGATGACCTCGTCCAGCCGGCCGAGCCGGACGTCCCGATTATCGAGCTCAAAGACGGCCAACGGCTGGAGCTCGAAGCCGACGCCGTACTCGATACAGGGCGAGAACACGCCAAACACCAGGGCGGCGTGGCCGTCTCCTATAGACACCTCCAGCGGGTCGAGAAAGCCGGCGAGCGCGAGGAGTTCGCCGACGACGACGGCGAGATCGTGCGGGGTGTCATCGAGGACGACACCGAACTCATCCCGACCGAGGAGTTCGATCACGACCTCACCGAGCGCTACCCCGATACGGCAGTCGACATCGAAGACGTCCCCAACGCCTTCGTCTTCCACGTCGAGACCGACGGCTCCTTCGACGTGGATACGCTGGTGCACGAAGCCGCAGGGACACTGCGAACGCGCGCAGAAGAGCTAACCGACGCCATTCAACTGTAA
- a CDS encoding 50S ribosomal protein L18e → MSKSNPRLRSLIADLKSAAREGDGDVWSDVAERLEKPRRTHAEVNLGRIERYAQEDELVVVPGKVLGSGVLQKDVTVAAVDFSSTAERKIDQVGETLRVEQALEENPDGTNVRVIR, encoded by the coding sequence ATGAGCAAGAGTAATCCGAGACTGCGTAGTCTCATCGCCGATCTGAAGTCGGCCGCCCGCGAGGGCGACGGGGACGTCTGGAGCGACGTCGCCGAGCGCCTCGAAAAACCGCGGCGTACCCACGCGGAAGTCAACCTGGGCCGCATCGAGCGGTACGCCCAGGAAGACGAACTCGTGGTCGTGCCGGGGAAGGTACTCGGGAGCGGCGTCCTGCAGAAGGACGTTACCGTCGCCGCCGTTGACTTCTCGTCGACGGCCGAGCGGAAGATCGACCAGGTCGGCGAAACACTCCGAGTCGAACAGGCACTCGAAGAGAATCCGGACGGTACCAATGTGCGGGTGATCCGATGA
- a CDS encoding 50S ribosomal protein L13 encodes MSISTIDADVVVDARDCIMGRVASQVAERALEGETVAVVNAERAVITGDEENVFETYKKRTDVGSDRGPAYPQRPDGIFKRAIRGMLPYKKTRGREAFENVRVYVGNPYEGDDIEATVLADTSLDRLSNIRFVQLGDLSQRLGANVTW; translated from the coding sequence ATGAGTATATCCACCATCGACGCCGACGTGGTCGTCGACGCCCGTGACTGTATCATGGGCCGAGTCGCCAGCCAGGTTGCCGAACGCGCCCTCGAAGGCGAGACCGTCGCTGTGGTCAACGCCGAGCGCGCCGTGATCACCGGTGACGAGGAGAACGTCTTCGAGACGTACAAGAAGCGAACGGATGTCGGCTCCGATCGAGGACCGGCTTATCCACAACGTCCCGACGGCATCTTCAAGCGGGCGATCCGCGGCATGCTGCCGTACAAGAAAACACGTGGCCGCGAGGCCTTCGAGAACGTCCGCGTGTACGTGGGCAACCCCTACGAAGGCGACGATATCGAAGCGACAGTACTTGCCGACACGTCGCTGGATCGGCTCTCGAACATCAGGTTCGTCCAGCTGGGCGACCTCTCACAGCGACTGGGAGCGAACGTAACATGGTAA
- a CDS encoding 30S ribosomal protein S9, which produces MVTNTSGKKKTAVARATVSEGDGEVRINARPVELLEPELAKLKMLEPFRIAEDELRESVSVDISVEGGGVMGQADAARTAIARGLVEYTNDAELRDAYMAFDRSLLVNDVRQSESKKWGGPGARARYQKSYR; this is translated from the coding sequence ATGGTAACGAATACATCAGGCAAAAAGAAGACAGCCGTCGCCCGCGCGACCGTCTCCGAGGGTGACGGCGAGGTACGGATCAACGCCCGTCCCGTCGAACTGCTCGAGCCGGAGCTGGCGAAGCTCAAGATGCTTGAACCGTTCCGCATCGCCGAGGACGAGCTCCGAGAGTCAGTCAGTGTCGACATCTCCGTCGAGGGCGGCGGCGTCATGGGACAGGCCGACGCGGCTCGGACGGCGATCGCTCGGGGACTCGTTGAATACACGAACGACGCCGAACTCCGGGACGCCTACATGGCCTTTGATCGGTCACTGCTGGTCAACGACGTTCGCCAGAGCGAATCCAAAAAGTGGGGCGGCCCGGGTGCCCGCGCCCGATACCAAAAATCTTACCGTTGA
- a CDS encoding DNA-directed RNA polymerase subunit N: protein MMIPVRCFTCGNVIAGHWEEFKERAREGDEDPEAVLDDLGVERHCCRRMLVSHEDLVDVVAPYQ, encoded by the coding sequence ATGATGATACCGGTCCGATGTTTCACCTGTGGCAACGTAATCGCCGGACACTGGGAGGAGTTCAAAGAACGTGCCAGGGAAGGCGACGAAGATCCGGAGGCAGTGCTGGACGACCTCGGCGTCGAGCGGCACTGCTGTCGGCGGATGCTCGTCTCCCACGAGGACCTGGTTGACGTCGTGGCACCCTACCAATGA
- a CDS encoding DNA-directed RNA polymerase subunit K yields the protein MTGDQDYNRYEKARVLGARALQVAYGAPVLIETDQTQPILIAAEEYDAEVLPFTVNRGN from the coding sequence ATGACAGGCGATCAAGACTACAACCGCTACGAGAAGGCCCGCGTCCTCGGTGCCCGAGCGCTGCAGGTGGCATACGGTGCGCCGGTACTGATCGAAACCGATCAGACCCAGCCGATCCTCATCGCGGCCGAGGAGTACGACGCTGAGGTCCTGCCGTTTACAGTCAATCGAGGTAACTAA